The following proteins come from a genomic window of Populus alba chromosome 12, ASM523922v2, whole genome shotgun sequence:
- the LOC118030198 gene encoding uncharacterized protein: MGCSFSGLNALYDSVNGGGDVWINENRFRIVRQLGEGGFAYVYLVKEVVNVSSPASSGGRAAVGGGLSKKVKDKSHLSVDGTYAMKKVLIQNNEQLELVREEIRVSSLFNHSNLLPLLDHAIISVKATQEGSWNHEAYLLFPVHLDGTLLDNSAAMKSKKEFFSTTDVLQIFRQLCAGLKNMHNLDPPYAHNDVKPGNVLLTHRKGQSPLAILMDFGSARPAMKQIRSRSEALQLQEWASEHCSAPFRAPELWDCPSHADIDERTDIWSLGCTLYAIMYGVSPFEYALGESGGSLQLAIVNAQIKWPAGPKPPYPEALHQFVTWMLQPQAAVRPHIDDIIIHVDKLISKFSN, translated from the exons atggggtGCTCTTTTTCAGGGCTGAATGCATTATACGACTCCGTTAACGGAGGAGGAGATGTGTGGATCAACGAGAACAGATTCAGGATCGTGAGGCAGCTAGGTGAAGGTGGATTTGCCTATGTGTATTTGGTTAAGGAGGTTGTCAACGTCTCTTCTCCTGCTTCTAGTGGTGGTCGTGCTGCTGTCGGCGGTGGCCTCTCTAAAAAAGTCAAGGACAAATCCCATCTCTCTG TTGATGGAACTTATGCTATGAAGAAAGTTCTTATTCAGAATAATGAGCAATTGGAATTGGTGCGGGAAGAGATTCGCGTTTCTTCATTATTCAATCACTCCAATCTGCTTCCTCTTCTTGATCATGCTATTATTTCCGTTAAG gctaCTCAAGAAGGATCTTGGAACCATGAAGCATATTTGTTATTTCCGGTTCACTTGGATGGAACCTTACTGGACAACTCTGCTGCtatgaaatctaaaaaggaatttttttctACCACGGATGTTCTTCAAATATTTCGGCAG CTCTGTGCAGGATTGAAAAATATGCACAATCTTGATCCTCCATATGCACACAATGATGTCAAACCTGGTAATGTTCTCCTGACACATAGGAAAGGACAATCACCTCTTGCTATATTGATGGATTTTGGGAGTGCTAGACCTGCAATGAAGCAAATTCGATCTCGCTCAGAGGCACTACAGTTGCAG GAATGGGCGTCCGAGCATTGTTCAGCACCCTTCAGAGCTCCTGAGTTGTGGGATTGCCCAAGCCATGCAGACATTGATGAGAGAACTGATATCTGGTCACTTGGATGCACACTATATGCAATAAT GTATGGAGTATCTCCATTTGAATATGCACTTGGAGAGTCTGGAGGAAGCCTTCAATTGGCCATTGTAAATGCACAGATAAAGTGGCCAGCTGGACCCAAACCTCCGTATCCAGAAGCTCTTCATCAGTTCGTGACATGGATGCTTCAGCCTCAGGCAGCGGTCCGCCCTCACATTGATGATATTATAATTCATGTTGACAAGCTGATCTCAAAGTTTTCAAATTGa